A single genomic interval of candidate division TA06 bacterium harbors:
- a CDS encoding sulfatase-like hydrolase/transferase has translation MKIIPKPLKISLAGFIYLLVCYELLRLGFLVANRQYFAGVPAGQVLWAFVYGLRFDLSALLMLNGVILLLYNLPGFPGRYQWYSKTMLALFWLVNMPGFIVNLTDYGYYAFTQRRLMFELFAMPRETMDMVPSLVRGYWPLFLLLAVLSGLFIYSSLKFFTRLDKKIVYKFNPFTESLSLVLIVGLAVLGIRGGLQSKPIRQNHAFFSESRAAGYLALNSTFTVLRSLSQPKLAEFQFMPREQAQELVETMLRDPNETMADREYPFLRQKQFPSPEKKLNLVIFIMESWSAGQVGSAPGRPSATPFFDSLAVQGLLFTNFMANSQRSLEAVPAILTSIPAFYNNNSFIGSRAEMNRVLGLGHILLKRGYTTSFHHGAKVGSMGFDAYARTAGFQKYYGKEDFPGLADSLQDGTWGVYDEEFFLDALSRMNSFKKPFASVIFSLSPHDPLKIPSYREALFSKFKDDDRFRRALRYSDYSLKRFFEQARNQDWYENTVFIITGDHPYHSMRNDFASIFQVPLLIYRPQGLAPAREDGIGSQVDIMPTFLDLLNLSTTHASMGSSLISGKKEHYAVVRHGAEFAVFDDRLVLVSDLEKINGLYNHRNDGAFKNDLQTAKPEEAGKMFEYLRAYIQQASYAIARDRICREEDVR, from the coding sequence ATGAAGATTATCCCAAAGCCGCTTAAAATCAGCCTGGCTGGGTTCATATACCTGTTAGTCTGCTATGAACTCCTGCGGCTGGGGTTCCTGGTCGCCAACCGCCAGTACTTTGCCGGCGTGCCGGCCGGGCAGGTGTTGTGGGCCTTTGTCTACGGCCTGCGCTTCGACCTCTCGGCCCTGCTGATGCTGAACGGGGTCATTTTGCTGTTGTACAACCTGCCGGGGTTCCCCGGGAGGTATCAATGGTATTCCAAAACAATGCTGGCGCTTTTCTGGCTGGTGAACATGCCGGGCTTCATCGTCAACCTGACCGATTACGGCTATTACGCCTTCACCCAGCGCCGCCTGATGTTCGAGCTGTTTGCCATGCCCCGCGAAACGATGGACATGGTTCCCAGCCTGGTCCGGGGTTACTGGCCGCTGTTCCTGCTTTTAGCAGTGCTCTCTGGTTTGTTCATATACTCCAGCCTTAAATTCTTTACCCGGCTGGATAAAAAGATAGTTTATAAATTCAACCCATTCACCGAATCCCTAAGCCTGGTCCTGATCGTCGGGCTGGCGGTGCTGGGGATCCGGGGCGGCCTGCAGTCCAAGCCCATCCGGCAGAATCACGCCTTCTTTAGCGAGAGCCGGGCGGCGGGTTACCTGGCCCTCAACTCCACCTTCACCGTGCTGCGCAGCCTTAGCCAGCCCAAGCTGGCGGAATTCCAGTTCATGCCCCGGGAGCAGGCTCAGGAACTGGTGGAGACGATGCTCCGCGACCCCAATGAAACAATGGCGGACCGGGAGTATCCCTTCTTAAGACAAAAGCAATTCCCGAGTCCTGAGAAGAAGCTGAACCTGGTGATCTTCATCATGGAAAGCTGGTCGGCCGGGCAGGTGGGCTCGGCCCCGGGCAGGCCAAGCGCCACGCCCTTCTTCGACAGTCTGGCCGTCCAAGGTCTGCTGTTCACCAACTTCATGGCCAACTCTCAGCGTTCGCTGGAGGCGGTGCCGGCCATTTTGACATCCATCCCGGCCTTCTACAACAACAACTCTTTCATCGGCTCACGGGCCGAGATGAACCGGGTGCTGGGGCTGGGGCACATCCTGTTAAAGCGGGGCTACACCACCTCGTTCCATCACGGGGCCAAGGTGGGCTCCATGGGCTTTGACGCCTACGCCCGCACCGCCGGGTTCCAGAAATACTACGGCAAGGAGGACTTTCCCGGACTGGCCGACTCCCTGCAGGACGGCACCTGGGGGGTTTACGACGAGGAGTTCTTTTTGGACGCCCTGTCGCGGATGAACAGTTTCAAGAAACCATTCGCCTCGGTGATCTTCTCTCTGTCGCCGCATGATCCCCTCAAGATACCAAGTTACCGCGAAGCTTTGTTTTCAAAGTTCAAGGATGATGACAGGTTCCGGCGGGCTTTGCGATATTCCGACTACAGTCTTAAAAGGTTTTTTGAACAAGCCCGGAACCAGGATTGGTATGAAAACACAGTATTCATAATAACCGGCGACCATCCCTACCATTCCATGCGCAACGACTTTGCCTCCATCTTCCAGGTGCCGTTGTTGATCTACCGGCCTCAAGGCCTGGCGCCGGCCCGGGAGGACGGCATCGGTTCGCAGGTGGACATTATGCCCACGTTTCTGGACCTGCTGAACCTCTCTACCACCCACGCCTCCATGGGCAGTTCGCTGATCTCCGGCAAAAAGGAGCATTACGCGGTGGTGCGCCACGGGGCGGAGTTCGCCGTTTTCGACGACCGGCTGGTTTTGGTCAGCGACCTGGAGAAGATCAACGGCTTGTATAATCACAGGAACGACGGTGCATTTAAGAATGACCTGCAAACAGCGAAGCCGGAAGAAGCCGGGAAAATGTTTGAGTATCTGCGGGCTTATATCCAGCAGGCCTCGTATGCCATTGCCCGGGACAGGATATGTAGGGAGGAGGACGTCAGATAA
- a CDS encoding gamma carbonic anhydrase family protein codes for MIKPYKAKTPKISPAAFVAETAVIIGDVEIGERASIWYGVAIRADINHIRIGKETNIQENTVIHVDLNDRGLGDCATIIGDRVTVGHGAILHGCKIEDDCLIGMGATVLSGARIGAGSVVAAGALVKEGQQIPPRSMVMGMPAEVKRQLPEEAVEKIRASARHYVELAEEYKSSEAKNNN; via the coding sequence ATGATAAAACCCTACAAAGCTAAAACTCCCAAGATCAGCCCCGCCGCCTTCGTGGCTGAAACCGCGGTCATAATCGGCGATGTGGAGATCGGTGAAAGAGCCAGCATCTGGTACGGGGTGGCCATCCGGGCGGACATCAACCACATCCGCATCGGCAAGGAGACCAACATCCAGGAGAACACGGTGATCCACGTGGACCTTAACGACCGGGGGTTGGGCGATTGCGCCACCATCATCGGCGACCGGGTGACGGTGGGGCACGGGGCCATCCTGCACGGCTGCAAGATAGAGGACGACTGCCTGATAGGCATGGGGGCCACGGTGCTGTCCGGGGCCAGGATCGGGGCCGGTTCGGTGGTCGCGGCCGGGGCCCTGGTCAAGGAAGGCCAGCAGATCCCGCCCCGCTCCATGGTGATGGGCATGCCGGCCGAGGTCAAGCGGCAGCTGCCGGAAGAGGCGGTGGAGAAGATCAGGGCCAGCGCCAGGCACTATGTGGAGCTGGCGGAAGAATATAAATCATCGGAAGCAAAGAATAATAATTAA